ATTTATCAACTAAAATCTATTTCAAATCACGGACATAAAAATAGTTTGTAGAGAAACGGAAGGTTTCTCTACAAACTGAGAACAACCAAAATTGGTTGTTCTTTTAATAGGAAGATTTTAAGCACTTTGATTATTGCTTACGGTAGTTGGTAACGTATGTTTTCCCTTATAGGTTGCCATATAAAGGATAAAGCCGATAACGATCGCAGCATATAAACCAAACCATAATCCACTATAAATGATGCCCATTCCGAGTGCTCCTGCTGCAAAGATATAATATGTCATTGGAACGAGTGCTTTACGAATTAAGTTGCCTTCCTTGCCGACAAGGCCGACTGTAGCAGAAGCAGCGACTACGTTATGCACACATATCATATTACCAGCTGCTCCACCAATTGCTTGAAGTGAAACGACAAGACCAGCACTTGTAGCACTAAGTCCTATGCTTTCAGCTGTTCCGAATTGGAAGAGAGAGAACATCATGTTGCTAAATGTGTTTGAACCAGCGATGAAGGCACCCATTGCGCCAATTGTCGGTGCAAATAATGGCCAAATTGGTCCAACGAGTTGTGACACACCTTCAGCTAGAACGAGTGGCATGCTTGCCAGTTCTTCTGTTCCTGTATTTAAGAAGATCTTAATCATCGGAACTGCGAAGAGCAATGCTCCTGCTGCACTTAGGACAGTACGGAATGTAGCGGACCAAGCGCGCACATATTCTTCTGATTTCATGCGATGCATAAAGAAGGTGAGAACAGATACGACAAGGAAAATGAAACCTGGTAAATATAACGGCTGTGATGAAGCACCTATACCAGAGCCGAATACGTTATCGATTTGTATTGTAACTGCTGGATGTTTCAGTAGTGCTGTCACTTCAGGAACGATTCGCGTCAAAACGAGTAAACCAGCAACGAACACATACGGCATCCATGCCTTAAGTAAAGAAATGTGTCGCCCCTCTGTTACTTCACGAACGGGTTCATTATTAAGTTTACCGATCCATTCTTCCTCCCATTTATTGCGATCAGGGAAATCGAAGACTTCATCATCATTTGGTGTAAGGAAGCCAGCTTTAGCGGCTGGTACGACAATCGCAAGTCCAATTAATGCACCGATTAATGATGGGAATTCTGGTCCAAGGAACTTCCC
The Bacillus solimangrovi genome window above contains:
- a CDS encoding L-lactate permease: MSIGVLSLLALLPIAAIFFFLVILQWPASRAMPVALIVTGLTAMFAWGTKLNVIAGAAVNGLVTALNVLFIVFGAVLLLNTLKESGAISTIRQGFINVSPDRRIQAIIIAWLFGAFIEGAAGFGTPAAIAAPLLVAIGFPAMAAVLAALIIQSTPVSFGAIGTPIVVGVNGGLSNQDKVLSAIGDVPYATYLHEIGANVAMLHAIVGSLIPLFMVAMITRFFGESRSFREGLKVWKFALFAGISFTVPYFLIGKFLGPEFPSLIGALIGLAIVVPAAKAGFLTPNDDEVFDFPDRNKWEEEWIGKLNNEPVREVTEGRHISLLKAWMPYVFVAGLLVLTRIVPEVTALLKHPAVTIQIDNVFGSGIGASSQPLYLPGFIFLVVSVLTFFMHRMKSEEYVRAWSATFRTVLSAAGALLFAVPMIKIFLNTGTEELASMPLVLAEGVSQLVGPIWPLFAPTIGAMGAFIAGSNTFSNMMFSLFQFGTAESIGLSATSAGLVVSLQAIGGAAGNMICVHNVVAASATVGLVGKEGNLIRKALVPMTYYIFAAGALGMGIIYSGLWFGLYAAIVIGFILYMATYKGKHTLPTTVSNNQSA